One Neosynechococcus sphagnicola sy1 genomic window carries:
- a CDS encoding 16S rRNA (guanine(527)-N(7))-methyltransferase RsmG, whose translation MNPEPQRLPELPELWEITLGWQPTAHQQQQFQQIYEQILMGNQRLNLTRITDPLEFWEKHLWDSLQGVAPLLSQPSVQPGLRVIDIGTGAGFPGLPVAIARPDATITLLDSTQKKRGPFAAPSDHPATEKPSSPGGSIRTGRPIAAPSWGL comes from the coding sequence GTGAATCCTGAGCCTCAACGGCTGCCAGAACTGCCTGAACTCTGGGAGATCACCCTGGGCTGGCAACCCACAGCCCATCAACAACAGCAATTCCAACAGATTTACGAGCAGATCCTGATGGGCAATCAACGCCTCAACCTCACCCGGATCACCGACCCCCTAGAATTCTGGGAAAAACACCTCTGGGATTCCCTGCAAGGGGTGGCACCCTTACTCTCGCAGCCCTCGGTACAGCCAGGATTGAGGGTGATTGATATCGGGACAGGGGCGGGCTTCCCCGGTCTCCCCGTGGCGATCGCCCGTCCTGATGCCACCATCACCCTGTTGGATTCGACCCAGAAAAAACGTGGCCCGTTTGCAGCACCTTCAGACCACCCTGCAACTGAAAAACCTTCGTCCCCTGGTGGGTCGATCCGAACAGGTCGGCCAATTGCCGCCCCATCGTGGGGCCTATGA
- a CDS encoding RsmG family class I SAM-dependent methyltransferase: MGRSEQVGQLPPHRGAYDLALVRAVGTASVCVEYALPLLRERGVAILYRGQWTGEDTTALAPVVEQLGGRITAIEAIVTPISQSIRHYVSLEKQRSTPADFPRAVGIPAKYPL; this comes from the coding sequence GTGGGTCGATCCGAACAGGTCGGCCAATTGCCGCCCCATCGTGGGGCCTATGATCTGGCACTGGTGCGAGCCGTGGGTACGGCATCGGTCTGTGTTGAATATGCCTTGCCCCTGTTGCGAGAGCGGGGGGTTGCCATCCTCTATCGGGGACAATGGACGGGGGAAGATACCACCGCGCTAGCCCCTGTTGTCGAGCAACTGGGTGGTCGAATCACCGCCATTGAGGCCATCGTCACGCCCATCAGCCAGAGCATTCGTCATTACGTGAGCTTAGAGAAGCAACGATCCACCCCCGCCGATTTTCCTCGGGCGGTGGGGATTCCAGCGAAATATCCCCTTTAG
- a CDS encoding DUF3531 family protein, giving the protein MDIKFREFNPFDLWIWLEFATVPSEMEKQYVEEVFSSWFFLGKLGSFNAENLQVQEMGIDISYMDYDTSMAEDSLLALMHNMAEVEYEGTWARCWFDMGTSDAIALDILINAFQQFGKDYVAIEKLIIGGHNEDWPVAQSRRSDVYSGNDLN; this is encoded by the coding sequence TTGGATATCAAATTCCGTGAATTTAACCCCTTTGACCTATGGATCTGGCTGGAGTTTGCCACGGTTCCCTCAGAAATGGAAAAGCAGTACGTTGAAGAAGTCTTCAGCTCTTGGTTTTTTCTTGGGAAGCTGGGCAGCTTCAATGCTGAGAATCTCCAAGTGCAAGAGATGGGCATTGACATCAGCTATATGGACTACGACACCAGCATGGCAGAGGATAGCCTGTTGGCACTGATGCACAATATGGCAGAGGTAGAGTACGAAGGCACCTGGGCGCGGTGTTGGTTTGATATGGGCACCAGTGATGCCATCGCCCTAGATATTTTGATCAATGCCTTTCAGCAGTTTGGCAAAGACTACGTTGCCATTGAGAAGCTGATTATTGGGGGACACAATGAAGACTGGCCAGTCGCCCAATCTCGACGGTCAGATGTCTATTCAGGGAATGATCTCAACTAG
- a CDS encoding ABC transporter ATP-binding protein, with translation MLYLKNLTYHPAASATAILKAVSLEFAPQKLGLVIGPSGSGKSTLLEILAGLAHKTSGEILWRDQVLTPSHLQQLGGLVFQFPERHFCGGTILEELRLGHPELRSEQMQQALSEVGLDHLPLQTAPQSLSGGQQRRLSLAVQLIRQPHLLLLDEPMAGLDWSMRRQLVNLLAKLKQHWSLLVVSHDAGELLAIADYCWTLNHGILQRVDPQGLAAQLQPPQSVLECL, from the coding sequence ATGCTATATCTGAAAAACTTGACTTACCATCCCGCCGCCAGTGCGACTGCCATTCTCAAAGCGGTCAGCCTGGAGTTTGCGCCCCAGAAACTGGGATTGGTGATTGGCCCCAGTGGGTCTGGGAAAAGTACCCTCCTAGAAATTCTGGCGGGGTTGGCACATAAAACCTCTGGTGAAATTCTCTGGCGCGATCAGGTCTTAACCCCCTCCCATCTTCAGCAGTTGGGGGGTTTGGTGTTTCAGTTCCCCGAACGCCATTTCTGTGGCGGCACCATCCTGGAAGAACTGCGGTTGGGGCATCCGGAACTGCGCTCTGAACAAATGCAACAGGCCCTCAGTGAAGTCGGTCTTGATCATTTGCCCCTGCAAACCGCTCCCCAATCCTTGAGTGGAGGGCAACAGCGGCGGCTGTCTCTGGCCGTGCAATTAATTCGCCAACCCCATCTGTTGTTGCTGGATGAGCCCATGGCGGGCCTAGATTGGTCCATGCGCCGCCAACTCGTGAATCTGCTGGCAAAATTGAAACAACACTGGTCGCTGTTAGTGGTTTCCCATGATGCGGGAGAATTACTGGCGATCGCCGATTACTGTTGGACGCTTAACCATGGGATTCTCCAGAGGGTTGATCCCCAGGGGTTGGCGGCTCAACTACAACCCCCTCAATCGGTATTGGAATGCTTGTGA
- a CDS encoding Sll0314/Alr1548 family TPR repeat-containing protein has protein sequence MPLQPSSWKRMVPMVVGTVAIVIGLWTNLAFAKDPFRTSNPHPISANTEAAFRAVFELGNYPEAGRVLQQPDANEPLSYALKAAIAFLSVDTKALRNNDPVALKNLDDFKLNGTQTREVAEKLLATDPLRGNLYLAVGHFLEGAYAITSLGTVAGLPTALSKLELVQKYLGQAEAINRNDPELSLIKGYMDLLLAVNLPFSNPDDAIARLTQYAAPRYLAYRGIAIAYRDLKQFDKALDAVNQTLKDNPNNPEVLYLKAQIFYQQGNYPQALALFDQALTKKDQLPPGVVRTLTRERDKTARKLAQSAPQPSPTPTATPQPSPQ, from the coding sequence ATGCCCCTTCAACCCTCATCCTGGAAACGTATGGTGCCGATGGTGGTCGGTACCGTGGCAATTGTAATCGGTTTATGGACGAATCTTGCCTTTGCAAAAGATCCCTTTCGCACTAGTAACCCCCACCCGATTAGTGCCAATACCGAAGCAGCTTTTCGGGCTGTGTTTGAACTGGGGAACTATCCGGAAGCCGGACGGGTTCTCCAGCAACCAGATGCCAATGAACCCCTATCCTATGCCCTCAAGGCAGCGATCGCCTTTCTGAGTGTGGATACCAAGGCGTTGAGAAACAATGACCCGGTTGCTCTGAAGAATCTGGATGACTTTAAGCTCAATGGCACCCAAACCCGCGAAGTTGCGGAAAAGCTGCTGGCCACCGATCCACTCCGGGGCAATCTCTACCTTGCCGTCGGCCACTTTTTAGAGGGGGCCTACGCCATCACCAGTTTGGGTACGGTGGCCGGTCTGCCGACAGCCCTCTCCAAGTTGGAACTGGTGCAGAAGTATTTAGGGCAGGCTGAGGCGATTAACCGCAATGATCCAGAACTGAGTTTGATTAAAGGGTATATGGATCTGTTGTTAGCCGTAAATCTGCCGTTCTCGAACCCAGACGACGCGATCGCCCGCTTGACCCAGTATGCAGCGCCTCGCTATTTGGCCTATCGCGGTATTGCCATCGCCTATCGAGATCTGAAGCAATTTGACAAAGCCCTGGATGCCGTCAACCAAACCTTGAAAGATAACCCCAACAATCCAGAAGTCCTGTACCTAAAAGCCCAGATTTTCTATCAGCAAGGGAACTACCCGCAAGCCTTGGCCCTGTTTGACCAAGCCTTAACCAAGAAAGACCAACTACCCCCAGGGGTGGTCAGAACCCTGACCCGGGAGCGAGATAAGACGGCACGGAAACTGGCCCAGTCAGCTCCCCAGCCCAGCCCCACCCCTACTGCCACCCCCCAACCAAGTCCGCAATAG